One part of the Rutidosis leptorrhynchoides isolate AG116_Rl617_1_P2 chromosome 1, CSIRO_AGI_Rlap_v1, whole genome shotgun sequence genome encodes these proteins:
- the LOC139885821 gene encoding replication factor A protein 1-like encodes MAHGKQTSDGSVERKPYAFLRELEIGKEAEVKLMICRSWDTHTAYGTYLSTDFIASDEQGDVIQLTAKSNVAHHFIPRLKEGSVYLLTHFDVVRNKDEYRIMKENKHIIQLTGSTFLRKQPASEEALFVRHPFCCIEMEDMEVTSGKYVIDVVGRVMNVGEPQTQKSGAVILEFDLANERGRRMKTTLWGTLGPSFVEMLPAANALYCIILTSVSVKKTFNGNLSLSSTSATLIINDNQIPTLTKFIEKMSGVELPPGVDNTSAVWQLPPSKEGTLSDQLAMVRKGKKHISDDVFKCRVEIRNIRLKNSWYYNTCSVCKARKGLSRKYNQHWCESCNDVVPEPLTRFRVQCDVTDGSASTVIVLFDETAEEMTKTTAARLLLELDALSLFLKITFSL; translated from the exons ATGGCACATGGAAAACAAACATCTGATGGCAGTGTTGAGAGGAAACCATACGCCTTTCTTAGGGAGCTCGAAATTGGCAAGGAAGCGGAGGTGAAACTCATGATATGTCGAAGTTGGGACACCCACACTGCCTACGGCACGTATCTGAGCACAGACTTCATCGCTTCCGATGAACAG GGAGATGTAATCCAGTTAACCGCTAAGAGTAATGTTGCGCACCATTTTATCCCTCGATTGAAGGAGGGATCCGTCTACTTGCTCACCCACTTTGATGTGGTACGCAATAAAGACGAGTACCGCATTATGAAGGAGAACAAGCACATCATTCAGCTCACCGGTTCCACATTCCTAAGAAAACAACCCGCAAGTGAGGAAGCTTTGTTTGTCCGCCATCCATTTTGCTGCATTGAAATGGAAGACATGGAGGTCACATCAGGCAAATACGTCATCG ACGTAGTAGGGCGGGTAATGAATGTTGGGGAGCCACAAACACAGAAATCAGGGGCGGTGATTCTCGAATTTGATCTGGCTAATGAAAG GGGTCGAAGAATGAAAACCACACTTTGGGGAACGTTGGGTCCGTCTTTCGTGGAGATGCTGCCTGCTGCTAATGCTTTATATTGCATCATTCTAACCTCCGTGTCAGTCAAGAAAACCTTCAACG GTAACCTGTCACTCTCGAGCACCTCTGCCACGCTGATTATCAATGACAATCAGATTCCAACTCTTACAAAGTTCATCGAGAAAATGAG TGGCGTTGAACTCCCACCCGGGGTGGACAACACCTCTGCAGTGTGGCAGCTACCACCTTCAAAAGAAGGCACCCTATCTGATCAGCTTGCAATGGTCCGAAAGGGGAAAAAGCACATT TCGGATGATGTGTTCAAGTGCAGAGTCGAGATCAGAAACATCCGTCTAAAGAACAGCTGGTACTACAACACTTGCAGCGTATGTAAGGCACGAAAGGGCCTTTCAAGGAAGTATAACCAACACTGGTGCGAGTCGTGCAATGATGTTGTTCCGGAGCCACTAACACG GTTTCGTGTCCAGTGTGATGTGACAGATGGAAGTGCATCGACAGTTATTGTTCTTTTTGATGAGACGGCTGAGGAAATGACCAAGACCACCGCAGCGAGGCTGCTGCTCGAGCTAGACGCGTTGAGCCTCTTTTTAAAAATAACCTTCTCACTTTAA
- the LOC139850057 gene encoding uncharacterized protein, with translation MFCFTSFGAKIDHSVNRGRGPYTFRISGQTYHKIGSLIPEQAGTPKYAQLYFYDTQNEAKNRMSAFLGHDSKDIVDETLTKNLISMLDEYSAVAKAFRMARDWSSNNPTLDCELHLVAKITNSRQYNAPNVGEIAALVTSDFGHCNSSRDIIVQKKNCAPKRISDLHQIYMALQYPLLFPYGETGYHDQIPYNNNSGRRQTTRGFITMREYYCYRIQHRDNEGTTLLRGGRLFQQFLVDAHTSVEEQRLQWVRHHQNELRTDLYNNVCDAVTRGDTLAASIGKRIIFPASHTGSPRYMVQNYQDAMALCREYDNPDLFITFTSNPKWPEIDEILAYVEGQKAPDRPEIVAIVFKQKLDALITDIMQAHIFGTCQAGLYIIEFQKRGLPHVHMLIWLTRDYKCKTAAEIDDLIFAEIPSQIDDPAGFKAVTEYMLHGPCGGMHMDAPCIIDRKCSKHFPKPYYAETTIDEDGYANYRRRNNGVKFRKNNSNLDNSFVVPYNRYLLLKYNAHINVEWCNRSRAIKYLFKYLNKGPDRATIVIQENMIPTENSTVATVIDVDEIKNYLDCRYLSPCEAVWRLFSFDIHYSRPSVIKLSYHLPNQQSVTLRDSERLPPLLHRPSIKETMFTQWFELNKQDAHARTLTYTKIPKDYVWNQDAKMWTRRKLRTCIGRIVYSNPASGERYYLRMLLNIVKGPRTFEEIRIVDGTLHPTFKDACFAHGLLNDDKEWTEAISEARLWATGSQLRDLFVTMLVFCNVSKPLTLWEQNWEALSVDILYKKRKIFNIPDLILTESQLKNYCLMEIQGILNKNGKSLSDYPDLPQPDTSMLTQMDNRLIREELNYNIKEMAALHNTLFNSLNPEQLDIYLQVVNVVHKQKGGLFFLYGPWGTGKTFLYNAILAKLRSERMIVLAVASSGIASLLLPGGRTTHSRFMIPLELLENSTCGIKQQTHLASLIQEARLIIWDEAPMTQRLAFEALDKSLRDILGAKNDINRSKIFGGMPVLLGVNFRQILPVIPKGKRQEIVHACINRSNLWQHCKLHTLTRIMRVNEYTPEGHLDTHKQEFNKWVLDIGEGRIPAIAKDGEDEPTWIKIHKEFIISSNKPPVETIVDTIFPDFPVRQEDEEYLRERAILTPRNDDAYEINKHMFKKLQGATMTYKSSDEICKGSTDSIEQQQTYPVEYLNKLNFPGVPPYKLKLKIGQPVMLLRNLCPSAGLCNGTRLILTDFQKFVLQARIITGSHVGNTVIIPRIVLTSTESKWPFVMQRIQFPVKPCYAMTINKSQGKSLKFVGVYLPKPAFSHGQLCVAL, from the exons ATGTTTTGTTTCACATCTTTTGGGGCTAAAATAGACCATTCGGTCAACCGTGGACGAGGTCCATATACATTTCGGATCAGTGGACAGACGTATCATAAAATTGGTTCGCTTATACCGGAGCAAGCCGGGACACCAAAATATGCACAACTATACTTTTATGATACACAAAACGAAGCTAAAAATCGTATGTCAGCTTTCCTAGGCCATGATTCAAAAGACATAGTTGATGAAACTCTAACCAAGAATCTCATTAGCATGCTAGATGAATATAGTGCCGTAGCAAAAGCATTTCGTATGGCAAGGGATTGGTCAAGTAACAACCCCACATTAGATTGCGAACTCCATTTAGTTGCTAAGATTACCAACTCACGACAATATAATGCACCTAATGTAGGTGAAATAGCTGCGTTAGTCACTAGCGACTTTGGCCACTGCAATTCTTCACGAGATATCATTGTCCAAAAAAAGAATTGTGCCCCAAAAAGAATATCAGACCTACATCAGATTTATATGGCGTTGCAATATCCCCTGCTATTTCCATATGGGGAAACCGGGTATCACGACCAAataccatataataataatagtgggaGAAGGCAAACTACAAGAGGTTTCATCACAATGCGAGAGTACTATTGCTATAGAATTCAGCACCGTGATAATGAGGGCACAACTCTCCTAAGAGGTGGTCGATTATTTCAACAATTCTTGGTAGATGCACACACATCTGTTGAAGAACAAAGATTACAGTGGGTCAGACATCACCAAAATGAGCTTCGAACCGACCTATACAATAACGTTTGTGATGCTGTGACAAGGGGCGACACGTTAGCGGCATCAATCGGAAAGAGAATCATTTTTCCAGCTTCCCATACAGGGAGCCCACGATATATGGTCCAAAATTACCAAGATGCAATGGCTTTATGTCGAGAATATGATAACCCTGATTTATTCATCACCTTCACTTCTAACCCCAAATGGCCCGAAATTGATGAAATACTCGCCTATGTCGAGGGCCAGAAGGCACCAGATCGCCCTGAGATTGTCGCAATAGTGTTCAAACAAAAACTAGATGCTCTCATTACCGATATCATGCAAGCACACATATTCGGCACGTGTCAAGCAG GGCTATACATTATCGAATTCCAAAAGCGCGGGCTACCACATGTACATATGTTAATATGGTTGACGCGTGATTACAAGTGCAAGACGGCAGCTGAAATCGACGATCTCATATTCGCAGAAATACCCTCTCAGATAGACGATCCAGCAGGGTTTAAAGCAGTCACTGAATACATGTTACACGGTCCTTGCGGTGGTATGCATATGGATGCTCCATGCATTATTGATAGGAAATGTTCAAAACATTTCCCGAAACCATATTATGCAGAGACCACTATTGATGAAGACGGATACGCTAATTATAGGCGTAGGAACAACGGAGTCAAATTCCGCAAAAACAACAGTAACCTTGATAATAGTTTTGTTGTACCCTACAACAGATATTTGTTACTCAAGTACAACGCCCATATTAACGTAGAATGGTGCAACAGATCACGCGCAATCAAGTACTTATTTAAATACTTAAACAAAGGGCCGGACCGAGCAACAATAGTCATTCAAGAAAACATGATTCCCACCGAAAACTCAACTGTAGCAACTGTTATTGACGTTGACGAGATAAAAAATTATCTGGATTGTCGATATTTATCACCGTGTGAAGCTGTATGGCGACTGTTCTCATTCGACATCCATTACTCACGGCCGTCAGTTATCAAATTGTCATACCATTTGCCTAATCAACAATCGGTCACATTGCGCGATTCAGAACGGCTTCCTCCCCTTTTACACAGACCGAGCATTAAAGAGACGATGTTCACACAATGGTTTGAACTTAACAAACAGGATGCCCATGCACGCACATTAACTTACACAAAAATCCCAAAAGATTATGTCTGGAATCAAGATGCGAAAATGTGGACCCGCAGAAAACTAAGAACTTGCATCGGACGTATTGTGTACTCAAACCCTGCATCTGGTGAACGTTACTACCTTCGGATGTTGCTAAACATAGTTAAAGGTCCGCGTACATTTGAGGAAATTCGAATTGTAGATGGTACATTGCATCCCACGTTTAAAGACGCTTGCTTTGCACACGGTTTGTTGAACGATGATAAAGAATGGACAGAAGCCATCTCTGAAGCAAGGTTATGGGCAACTGGTTCCCAACTTCGTGACTTATTTGTAACCATGTTAGTCTTTTGCAACGTAAGTAAACCACTCACACTATGGGAACAAAATTGGGAAGCTTTATCAGTTGACATCCTATATAAAAAAAGGAAAATCTTTAACATCCCAGATTTGATCCTAACTGAGTCACAGCTTAAAAATTATTGCTTAATGGAGATACAAGGCATCTTAAATAAAAATGGCAAATCATTATCTGACTACCCAGACCTTCCTCAACCGGACACATCAATGCTGACGCAAATGGACAATCGTCTGATCCGAGAGGAATTAAACTACAATATAAAAGAAATGGCTGCCTTGCATAACACCCTATTCAACTCACTCAACCCAGAACAACTAGATATATACCTGCAGGTCGTTAACGTTGTTCATAAACAAAAAGGTGGTCTTTTTTTCCTCTACGGTCCATGGGGCACCGGAAAAACATTCTTATACAATGCCATCCTCGCAAAATTAAGATCAGAAAGGATGATTGTACTCGCAGTTGCATCTTCAG GTATTGCTTCCTTGCTTTTACCAGGGGGCCGGACAACACACAGCCGATTTATGATCCCCCTTGAATTATTGGAAAACAGCACATGCGGCATAAAACAACAAACACACTTGGCGTCACTTATTCAAGAGGCCCGATTAATAATTTGGGATGAAGCACCGATGACACAAAGGTTAGCTTTTGAGGCCCTTGACAAAAGTTTGCGAGATATTTTAGGGGCAAAAAATGACATAAACAGATCAAAGATTTTTGGCGGTATGCCTGTCTTACTAGGGGTCAATTTTAGACAAATACTCCCAGTAATCCCAAAAGGCAAAAGACAAGAGATAGTTCATGCATGCATCAACAGGTCAAATTTATGGCAACATTGTAAACTGCACACACTAACCCGCATCATGCGAGTCAACGAATACACTCCAGAGGGACATCTAGACACACACAAACAGGAATTCAATAAATGGGTACTAGATATAGGAGAAGGTCGGATTCCTGCAATTGCTAAAGATGGGGAAGATGAGCCAACGTGGATAAAGATCCACAAAGAATTCATTATATCTTCCAACAAACCCCCGGTTGAAACAATCGTTGACACAATCTTCCCAGATTTCCCCGTAAGACAGGAAGATGAAGAATACTTGCGAGAAAGGGCTATTTTGACCCCAAGAAATGATGACGCATACgagattaacaaacatatgttcaagaAACTACAAGGCGCGACAATGACATATAAAAGCTCTGATGAGATTTGCAAGGGGTCAACTGATAGCATTGAACAACAACAAACATATCCCGTGGAATACTTAAATAAATTAAACTTTCCAGGTGTTCCTCCTTATAAACTTAAGTTGAAAATAGGTCAGCCGGTTATGTTGCTGCGAAATCTATGCCCAAGCGCAGGGCTATGTAACGGAACACGTCTCATCCTAACAGACTTCCAAAAGTTTGTTCTTCAAGCCCGGATTATAACTGGCTCTCATGTAGGAAACACAGTCATCATTCCACGCATAGTTCTGACTTCAACCGAATCGAAATGGCCCTTTGTCATGCAACGTATCCAATTCCCAGTCAAGCCATGTTATGCAATGACAATAAACAAAAGTCAAGGAAAATCTCTAAAATTTGTCGGCGTATACCTACCGAAGCCAGCTTTTAGCCACGGTCAACTCTGCGTAGCCCTATAA